The nucleotide window GCCTGATTACAGACAGAAGCCAAACGAAAGCCTGAAACATGACCATATCCGACACGCTCACTCTTTTGGCCTGCCAAATCTGTATTCCGCCGATGGCGACATCGGCCGAACGCGACGCCCATTTAACAGCCTCCACGACCAAAGTTCGCGCCGAACTGGACCGTGCTCAACGACCCGTCGATCTGGTTGTTCTTCCCGAATTGTCGAGCCTTGACTATGCGCGTGAAACCTTTGCGCAGCTGGACGATATTGCCGAGCCTTTGGATGGCGCATCTTTTCGGGCCTGGCGTCAGGTCGCGATGGATTTGAACGTTTTCGTGTCCTACGGATTTGCCCGCGCTGGTGACGGTGGTCCTTTTATCTCGATCGGGGTGGTTGGTCCGGATGGGGTGCTGGTCGGGTATTACGACAAACTTCACCTGGCACAATACGGTGCCTCGATGGAAAAGGAGTATTTCAACCGCGGCAACCATTTGTTTGTATTCGAAGTCAAAGGGTTCCGCCTTGCGCCGATTATTTGTTACGATATCCGCATTCCTGAATTGGCGCGTACTTTGGTCTTGGATCACGATGCAGATGCAATCCTGCATTGCGGGGCCTATTTCCGGGACGAGAGCTTTCACACATGGCACCCGTTTGCCATGACCCGCGCATTGGAAAACCAAGTGTTTTTCCTGTCGCTAAACCGCGCAGGAACCAGCTATGGCAATTCACTGTTTTGCCCGCCATGGCTCGATGAAAACACGCCACCGCTCAGATTTCCGCAGACAGATGAAGCCTTCCGCATCATTACCCTGGATCGCGAAACACTCGACACCGCGCGGCGAGAGTATACGTTCCTCAAGGACAAGTTGGGGACCTACAATATCTCCCTTCATGCACCACAGCGGTCAGGCACCTGAATATAGTGTTCTGAGTGAACCCGTATTTGGGCTAGGATGCGAAGAGACCGTTGTTTTGTGGCGGGCCGTGACACGCAGTTTATTGACCAGTACTAGGCGCGGGTGATCAGGTGATACCCCGGTGCAGCCAAGGCACGCACCATCGTAATCGGCGCATCGTCGATCCAAGTGGTTCGCCCCATAACAAAGAGCGTTTCATCGACGTCTGTTTCCAGCAATTCTGCTTCTCGGTCACGGGTTGGCCTGTGCGAGACGTCGATTGCGTTATGTTGGTCTCTGTGGGCGCGATGGTCGACCTGCGACGCCCGCGCATCAAGCGTCTTTGCGGTTTGCCAGGTTTGACCCGACTGTCGAGAACATCGCCGTCTGCCGGGAGCGCCTGCCAAAGCAGGCGAACCTGTGCAGATTGGGCTCAGTTCGATTCCAGTACCGCATTGAGGAACTGCTGGGTTCGCTCGTTCTTTGGCGCACCAAACAGTTCCACGGGGCTGCCCTGTTCCGCAATGGCACCGCTGTGAAAGAAGCAAACCCGGTCCGAGATATCGCGCGCAAATCCCATCTGGTGCGTCACCATCAGCATGGTCAGGCTGTGCGCATCGACCAGCTTGCGGATGACGTTGGTCACCTCGCCGATCACTTCGGGATCAAGCGCCGAGGTGACTTCGTCGAACAGCATCACCTTGGGCCGCATCGCCAGGGCGCGGGCGATGGCGACACGCTGTTGCTGGCCACCGGACAGGCGCGACGGGTATTGGTCCGCCTTGTCGGCCATCCCGACCATGTCGAGCAATTCCAGAGACCGCTCCTGCGCTTCTTTCTTGGACATGCCCAGCACCTGTACAGGCCCTTCCATGCAGTTCTGCAGCGCGGTCATATGCGGGAACAGGTTGAAGTGTTGGAAACACATCCCGATCTTGGAACGGATGCGGCGGATATGAGAGGCGTTGGCCGGCACCAGCACACCGTTTTTTTCCATATGGGTCAGCGGTTCGCCATCCACATAAATCACCCCACCGTTGATCGTTTCCAGCGTCATCAACATCCGCAGCACGGTGGTCTTGCCGGACCCCGACGGGCCGATGATCGTGACCATCTCGCCCATGTCGATATCCAGGTTCAGGTGATCCAGAACCGTCAGCGACCCATAGCTTTTGCGCACATTGGCAAACCGTACCATCGGAATGTTGTCCCCCTCCAGACGCAGG belongs to Rhodobacteraceae bacterium M382 and includes:
- a CDS encoding carbon-nitrogen hydrolase family protein; amino-acid sequence: MTISDTLTLLACQICIPPMATSAERDAHLTASTTKVRAELDRAQRPVDLVVLPELSSLDYARETFAQLDDIAEPLDGASFRAWRQVAMDLNVFVSYGFARAGDGGPFISIGVVGPDGVLVGYYDKLHLAQYGASMEKEYFNRGNHLFVFEVKGFRLAPIICYDIRIPELARTLVLDHDADAILHCGAYFRDESFHTWHPFAMTRALENQVFFLSLNRAGTSYGNSLFCPPWLDENTPPLRFPQTDEAFRIITLDRETLDTARREYTFLKDKLGTYNISLHAPQRSGT
- the ehuA gene encoding ectoine/hydroxyectoine ABC transporter ATP-binding protein EhuA, which encodes MVRFANVRKSYGSLTVLDHLNLDIDMGEMVTIIGPSGSGKTTVLRMLMTLETINGGVIYVDGEPLTHMEKNGVLVPANASHIRRIRSKIGMCFQHFNLFPHMTALQNCMEGPVQVLGMSKKEAQERSLELLDMVGMADKADQYPSRLSGGQQQRVAIARALAMRPKVMLFDEVTSALDPEVIGEVTNVIRKLVDAHSLTMLMVTHQMGFARDISDRVCFFHSGAIAEQGSPVELFGAPKNERTQQFLNAVLESN